A single genomic interval of Hafnia alvei harbors:
- a CDS encoding YgeY family selenium metabolism-linked hydrolase, translated as MAKQVPFEMVLEKAYQYKDEMTRFLRDMIAIPSESCDEKLVVQCIKKEMEKVGFDKVEIDPMGNILGYIGHGPHLIAMDAHIDTVGIGNIKNWSFDPYQGMEDDELIGGRGASDQEGGMASMVYAGKIIKDLGLEDQYTLLVTGTVQEEDCDGLCWQYIIEQSKIRPEFVVSTEPTDCQIYRGQRGRMEIRVDVQGISCHGSAPERGDNAIFKMGPILNELKELSNHLGNDDFLGKGTLTVSEIFFTSPSRCAVADSCAVSIDRRLTWGETWEGALDEIRALPAVKAANGVVSMYNYERPSYTGLVYPTECYFPTWKVEEDHITVKTLSKAYEGLFNKKPVVDKWTFSTNGVSIMGRHGIPVIGFGPGKEPEAHAPNEKTWKDHLVTCAAMYAAIPLSYLDELKK; from the coding sequence ATGGCTAAGCAAGTTCCTTTCGAAATGGTGTTGGAAAAAGCGTATCAGTACAAAGATGAAATGACCCGCTTTCTGCGCGATATGATCGCTATCCCAAGTGAAAGCTGTGATGAAAAGTTAGTGGTGCAGTGCATTAAAAAAGAGATGGAAAAAGTCGGTTTCGATAAAGTCGAAATTGACCCAATGGGCAATATTCTGGGTTATATCGGTCACGGACCGCATCTGATTGCAATGGATGCCCATATCGATACCGTTGGGATCGGCAATATTAAAAACTGGAGCTTCGATCCCTATCAGGGAATGGAAGATGATGAGCTGATTGGTGGGCGTGGTGCATCGGATCAGGAAGGCGGCATGGCATCGATGGTTTATGCCGGTAAGATCATTAAGGATCTGGGGCTGGAAGATCAATACACGCTGCTGGTGACCGGTACTGTTCAAGAAGAAGACTGTGACGGCCTGTGCTGGCAGTACATTATTGAGCAATCTAAAATCCGTCCTGAGTTTGTTGTTAGTACTGAACCTACAGATTGCCAAATCTATCGCGGCCAGCGTGGACGCATGGAAATTCGCGTGGACGTGCAGGGCATCAGCTGCCACGGCTCTGCGCCAGAACGCGGTGACAACGCCATTTTCAAAATGGGCCCGATCCTTAACGAATTAAAAGAACTGTCGAACCATTTAGGCAACGATGATTTCTTGGGCAAAGGGACGTTAACCGTATCTGAAATTTTCTTCACCTCGCCAAGCCGTTGCGCCGTTGCTGATAGCTGCGCAGTCTCCATCGACCGCCGTTTAACCTGGGGTGAAACATGGGAAGGGGCACTGGACGAGATCCGTGCGCTGCCAGCAGTGAAAGCGGCAAACGGCGTGGTATCAATGTACAACTATGAACGACCTTCTTACACCGGTTTGGTATATCCAACCGAGTGCTACTTCCCAACATGGAAAGTGGAAGAAGACCACATCACGGTGAAAACCCTGAGCAAAGCCTACGAAGGGCTGTTTAACAAAAAGCCGGTTGTAGATAAGTGGACCTTCTCGACAAATGGCGTTTCTATCATGGGTCGTCATGGCATTCCGGTTATCGGTTTTGGCCCAGGCAAAGAGCCAGAAGCGCATGCACCAAATGAAAAAACCTGGAAAGACCATTTAGTGACCTGTGCTGCCATGTACGCCGCCATCCCTCTGTCTTACCTTGATGAACTGAAAAAATAA
- the dpaL gene encoding diaminopropionate ammonia-lyase — MSVFSMKVDIAQNRFFNGETSPLFSRAEAQKARAFHKKITGYQPTPLCSLDELAQLFGVNKILVKDESQRFGLNAFKMLGGAYAIARLLCEKYQIDINTFSFEKLKSTLTEKMTFATTTDGNHGRGVAWAAQQLGQNAVIYMPKGSARERVDHIRNLGAECIVTDMNYDDTVRLTMKTAQERGWEIVQDTAWEGYTKIPTWIMQGYSTLADEAVEQMQSMGIQRPTHVFLQAGVGAMAGGVLGYLVDVFGAEKLHSVIVEPDLADCVFRSGLKGEIVNVGGDMATIMAGLACGEPNPLGWPLLRNCATQFISCQDKVAALGMRVLGNPLGSDPRIVSGESGAVGLGVLAAVHHHPKREELMQQLGLNHDSVVLLISTEGDTDVKHYREVVWEGKHPACS; from the coding sequence ATGTCTGTTTTCTCTATGAAAGTGGATATTGCGCAAAACCGTTTTTTCAACGGTGAAACGTCTCCACTTTTCTCACGCGCAGAAGCGCAAAAGGCCCGCGCCTTCCACAAAAAAATAACGGGTTATCAACCTACGCCGCTCTGTTCTTTAGATGAATTGGCTCAGCTTTTTGGCGTTAATAAAATTTTAGTCAAAGATGAGTCTCAGCGTTTCGGTTTGAACGCTTTCAAAATGTTGGGTGGGGCTTACGCGATTGCACGTTTGCTGTGTGAAAAATACCAAATTGACATCAATACGTTTTCTTTCGAAAAGCTGAAGTCGACGCTGACAGAAAAAATGACATTCGCCACCACTACCGATGGCAACCATGGGCGCGGTGTGGCATGGGCCGCTCAGCAACTTGGCCAAAACGCCGTTATTTATATGCCGAAAGGCTCCGCACGTGAGCGCGTAGATCATATCCGCAATCTGGGTGCGGAATGCATCGTGACCGATATGAACTACGACGACACGGTGCGTTTAACCATGAAAACCGCCCAAGAACGCGGCTGGGAAATCGTGCAAGACACCGCGTGGGAAGGGTATACCAAGATCCCTACGTGGATTATGCAGGGTTATTCCACGCTGGCCGATGAAGCGGTCGAGCAAATGCAGTCGATGGGCATTCAGCGCCCAACACATGTCTTTTTACAGGCGGGCGTAGGCGCAATGGCTGGTGGCGTTTTGGGCTATCTGGTTGATGTCTTCGGCGCCGAAAAACTGCATTCCGTGATTGTTGAACCCGATCTTGCCGACTGTGTTTTCCGTTCAGGTTTAAAAGGTGAAATCGTCAACGTGGGCGGCGATATGGCGACCATTATGGCTGGTTTAGCCTGCGGTGAGCCAAATCCGCTCGGATGGCCACTGCTGCGCAACTGCGCCACTCAGTTTATCTCCTGCCAAGACAAAGTGGCTGCGCTAGGTATGCGCGTTCTCGGTAATCCATTGGGAAGCGATCCGCGCATTGTTTCTGGTGAATCCGGTGCCGTTGGGCTGGGCGTCTTGGCCGCTGTTCATCACCATCCAAAACGTGAAGAGCTGATGCAACAGCTGGGTTTAAATCATGATTCTGTTGTGTTGCTGATTAGCACGGAAGGCGATACCGACGTTAAACATTACCGAGAAGTCGTTTGGGAAGGGAAACATCCCGCCTGTAGCTGA
- the ygeW gene encoding knotted carbamoyltransferase YgeW — MRTVNELIKDINALKSNLHEKDFLLTWEQSPDELKQVLDLAEALKTMRAENIATKIFNSGLGISVFRDNSTRTRFSYASALNLLGLTQQDLDEGKSQIAHGETVRETANMISFCADAIGIRDDMYLGAGNAYMREVGAALDEGYEQGVLPQRPALVNLQCDIDHPTQSMADLAWLQEHFGSLENLKGKKIAMTWAYSPSYGKPLSVPQGIIGLMTRFGMDVTLAHPEGYDLIPDVVAVAKQNAESSGGSFRQVNSMAEAFKDADIVYPKSWAPYKVMEERTELLRANDHDGLKALEKQCLAENAKHKDWHCTEEMMKHTKDGEALYMHCLPADISGVSCKEGEVTEGVFEKYRIATYKEASWKPYIIAAMIVARKFSKPGLVLEQLLKEAQKRIK, encoded by the coding sequence ATGAGAACAGTTAACGAATTAATCAAGGATATCAACGCGCTTAAGTCGAATCTGCATGAAAAAGATTTTCTGCTGACCTGGGAGCAAAGCCCAGATGAGCTGAAACAGGTTCTGGATCTGGCCGAAGCATTAAAAACCATGCGCGCAGAAAACATTGCGACCAAGATTTTCAATAGTGGTTTAGGCATCTCCGTTTTCCGCGATAACTCCACAAGAACCCGTTTTTCTTATGCTTCCGCCCTGAATTTGCTGGGATTAACCCAACAAGATCTGGATGAAGGCAAATCACAGATTGCGCATGGTGAAACCGTGCGTGAAACCGCGAACATGATCTCTTTCTGTGCCGATGCCATTGGTATCCGTGATGACATGTATCTTGGCGCAGGTAACGCTTATATGCGCGAAGTGGGTGCCGCGCTGGATGAAGGCTATGAACAAGGGGTTCTGCCACAGCGTCCGGCATTGGTAAACCTGCAATGTGACATTGACCACCCAACGCAGTCGATGGCCGATCTGGCTTGGCTCCAAGAGCATTTCGGCAGCTTAGAAAACTTAAAAGGCAAAAAAATTGCCATGACGTGGGCGTATTCACCAAGCTATGGCAAACCACTTTCTGTTCCGCAGGGCATCATCGGTCTGATGACCCGCTTTGGTATGGATGTCACGCTGGCTCACCCAGAAGGCTATGACCTCATTCCAGACGTGGTGGCGGTGGCGAAACAAAACGCTGAATCCTCTGGTGGTAGCTTCCGTCAGGTGAACTCCATGGCTGAAGCCTTCAAAGACGCGGATATCGTTTATCCGAAATCTTGGGCTCCTTACAAAGTCATGGAAGAGCGTACCGAACTGCTGCGTGCGAACGATCATGACGGTCTGAAAGCGCTGGAAAAACAGTGTCTAGCAGAGAATGCCAAACATAAAGATTGGCACTGCACCGAAGAGATGATGAAGCACACCAAAGACGGCGAGGCGCTCTATATGCACTGCCTGCCAGCGGATATCTCCGGCGTGTCTTGTAAGGAAGGCGAAGTCACCGAAGGCGTCTTTGAAAAATACCGTATTGCTACTTACAAAGAAGCCAGCTGGAAGCCTTATATCATCGCCGCCATGATCGTTGCGCGTAAGTTCTCGAAACCGGGTCTGGTGCTAGAGCAGCTGCTGAAAGAAGCACAAAAGCGTATCAAGTAA
- a CDS encoding sigma-54-dependent Fis family transcriptional regulator: MTPINAQSILMQIQPTILRFTKMLASVLQLEVEIVDANMTRVSGTGPYGKFFGRKLNSNSRLLRYVLDTKQEKVVIHSRFDPVCDGCTSKDSCKEKAFLGIPIIFQNACIGVISLVAFTPEQQERIKDNIHEFSDYVRHISNLFVSKLLENQGGSDGINKILMSLIENMDQGVLVIDNENRAKFANPTALKQLNASQDQIMGKTFNIRPLTFQQNYTSGHLQHIISFDEQQELIIGQLHDIQDHQLFLMAFHQSHSPMNVDFNPDDPRIEHLVGECRPIRTLKRLITRVAPSPSSILVVGESGTGKEVVARAIHQLSDRNNKPFIAINCAAIPDQLLESELFGYVKGAFTGASANGKIGLIQAANNGTLFLDEIGDMPLTLQAKLLRAIESREVQPIGSSKPIPVDIRIISATNQNLEQYIADGKFREDLYYRLNVIPMTLPPLRERQGDIELLVHYFLNLHTKRIGIVYPGMAPEVMSLLKLYRWPGNVRELSNLMEYLINVVPSGEVIDISLLPPNLVNGQVIRSYREDVPYQSAAACEEHGATGLEDMERQMIREALSRHNNKKQAADELGIGIATLYRKIKKYELTSL, translated from the coding sequence ATGACACCCATAAATGCTCAGTCCATATTGATGCAAATTCAGCCGACGATCTTACGCTTCACAAAAATGCTCGCCAGCGTCTTACAATTGGAAGTCGAAATCGTTGATGCCAATATGACGCGAGTATCGGGCACTGGCCCCTACGGGAAATTTTTTGGCCGAAAACTCAATAGCAACTCAAGATTGCTTAGATATGTTCTTGATACAAAGCAGGAAAAAGTTGTTATCCATTCGCGATTCGATCCGGTTTGTGACGGCTGTACCAGCAAAGACAGCTGCAAAGAGAAGGCTTTTCTTGGGATCCCTATTATTTTTCAAAACGCCTGCATCGGAGTGATCAGCTTGGTGGCATTTACGCCTGAACAACAAGAGAGAATAAAAGATAATATTCATGAATTCTCTGACTACGTACGCCATATATCCAATCTTTTTGTCTCTAAGCTCCTAGAAAACCAAGGAGGTAGCGACGGAATAAATAAAATACTCATGAGCCTAATTGAGAATATGGACCAAGGCGTACTGGTTATTGATAATGAGAATAGAGCTAAATTTGCTAATCCCACGGCATTAAAACAGCTTAATGCGTCTCAAGATCAAATTATGGGTAAAACCTTTAATATCAGGCCACTTACTTTTCAACAAAATTATACCAGCGGCCATCTGCAACATATTATTTCCTTTGATGAACAACAGGAACTTATTATTGGTCAGCTGCATGATATTCAAGACCACCAGCTTTTTTTAATGGCATTTCATCAATCTCATTCACCGATGAACGTTGATTTTAATCCTGACGACCCACGTATTGAACATTTGGTTGGGGAATGTCGCCCAATTCGTACCTTAAAGCGTCTGATCACCCGCGTTGCCCCCAGCCCATCCAGCATTCTCGTGGTTGGTGAAAGCGGAACCGGTAAAGAAGTGGTGGCGCGTGCTATACATCAACTGAGCGATCGTAATAACAAACCATTTATTGCCATCAACTGCGCAGCTATTCCAGACCAACTGCTAGAAAGTGAATTATTTGGCTATGTTAAAGGCGCATTCACCGGTGCTTCGGCGAATGGGAAAATAGGCCTGATTCAGGCGGCCAATAATGGAACACTTTTTTTAGATGAAATTGGGGATATGCCTCTGACGCTGCAGGCTAAGTTACTGCGTGCGATTGAATCGCGTGAGGTTCAACCGATTGGTTCCAGTAAACCGATCCCCGTGGATATCAGAATTATTTCCGCTACTAACCAAAATCTTGAGCAATACATTGCCGACGGAAAATTCCGCGAAGATCTCTATTATCGTCTAAACGTTATTCCCATGACGCTGCCGCCGCTGCGTGAGCGCCAAGGTGATATTGAACTACTGGTGCATTACTTTTTAAATCTACACACCAAACGTATCGGTATTGTTTATCCGGGCATGGCGCCAGAAGTGATGTCTTTGCTCAAGCTTTACCGCTGGCCGGGCAACGTGCGCGAACTCAGCAACCTGATGGAATATTTGATTAACGTGGTTCCAAGCGGAGAAGTGATTGATATCTCGCTGCTCCCTCCAAATTTGGTCAATGGGCAGGTAATACGCAGCTACCGAGAGGATGTCCCCTATCAAAGCGCGGCGGCATGTGAAGAGCACGGCGCAACAGGGCTTGAAGATATGGAGCGGCAGATGATCCGTGAAGCGCTGAGCCGCCACAATAATAAAAAACAGGCCGCAGACGAACTTGGTATTGGTATTGCGACGCTATATCGGAAAATCAAAAAATACGAACTTACGTCACTTTAG
- a CDS encoding 1,4-dihydroxy-2-naphthoate prenyltransferase: protein MIRRISWIAGAGSWLLPLVLLLWQWLTEGQHQATVSPEAYNAWKMSVLFADFSFAGALSLLAVLLGAMALAKTKEDEVLHPGKRMLELLVLALPMMLCLFIMGMLLVHG, encoded by the coding sequence ATGATTAGACGTATTTCATGGATCGCCGGTGCAGGCTCATGGCTGCTACCGCTGGTATTGCTACTGTGGCAGTGGCTGACAGAAGGGCAGCATCAGGCAACGGTATCGCCAGAAGCTTATAACGCATGGAAGATGTCAGTGCTGTTTGCCGATTTTAGCTTTGCAGGTGCTCTGTCTTTGCTGGCAGTGTTGCTGGGGGCTATGGCGCTAGCTAAAACGAAAGAGGATGAGGTTTTGCATCCGGGCAAGCGCATGCTGGAATTACTGGTTTTAGCTCTGCCGATGATGCTCTGCCTGTTCATTATGGGGATGTTGTTGGTTCACGGTTAA
- a CDS encoding single-stranded DNA-binding protein, whose amino-acid sequence MASRGVNKVILVGNLGQDPEVRYMPNGGAVANITLATSETWRDKQTGEQKEKTEWHRVVLFGKLAEVAGEYLRKGSQVYIEGALQTRKWTDQAGVEKYTTEIVVNVGGTMQMLGGRQGGGAPMGGGQAQGQQGGWGQPQQPQGNQFSGGSQPAARPQNAPAAQPQSNEPPMDFDDDIPF is encoded by the coding sequence ATGGCCAGCAGAGGCGTTAACAAAGTGATTCTTGTCGGGAATCTGGGTCAAGATCCAGAAGTCCGTTATATGCCGAATGGTGGTGCTGTAGCCAATATTACTCTGGCCACCTCCGAGACTTGGCGCGACAAGCAAACCGGCGAACAGAAAGAAAAAACCGAATGGCACCGTGTAGTGTTGTTTGGCAAGCTGGCAGAGGTTGCAGGTGAATATCTGCGCAAAGGTTCTCAGGTTTACATCGAAGGTGCTTTGCAGACCCGTAAGTGGACCGATCAGGCTGGCGTTGAAAAATACACCACTGAAATCGTCGTAAACGTTGGCGGCACCATGCAAATGCTGGGTGGACGTCAAGGCGGCGGCGCTCCTATGGGCGGCGGTCAGGCACAAGGGCAGCAGGGCGGTTGGGGTCAGCCTCAGCAGCCACAGGGCAATCAGTTTAGCGGCGGTTCTCAGCCAGCGGCTCGCCCACAGAATGCGCCGGCAGCTCAGCCACAAAGCAATGAACCTCCAATGGATTTCGATGACGATATTCCATTCTGA
- the uvrA gene encoding excinuclease ABC subunit UvrA, whose product MDKIEIRGARTHNLKNINLIIPRDKLIVVTGLSGSGKSSLAFDTLYAEGQRRYVESLSAYARQFLSLMEKPDVDHIEGLSPAISIEQKSTSHNPRSTVGTITEIHDYLRLLFARVGEPRCPDHDVPLAAQTVSQMVDNVLTQPEGKRLMLLAPIVKDRKGEHTKTLENLAAQGYIRARIDGEVCDLSDPPKLELQKKHSIEVVVDRFKVRDDMAQRLAESFETALELSGGSAIVADMDDAKAPELLFSANFACPICGYSMRELEPRLFSFNNPAGACPTCDGLGVQQYFDPDRVVQNAELSLAGGAIRGWDRRNFYYFQMLKSLADHYHFDVEAPFGSLDAKTQKAVLYGSGKESIEFKYINDRGDITVRNHPFEGVLHNMERRYKETESSAVREELSKFISNRSCASCHGTRLREEARHVFVENTTLPVISDLSIGDALTFFRDLKLQGQRAQIAEKILKEIGDRLKFLVNVGLNYLSLSRSAETLSGGEAQRIRLASQIGAGLVGVMYVLDEPSIGLHQRDNERLLETLIHLRNLGNTVIVVEHDEDAIRAADYVIDIGPGAGVHGGEVVAQGSVDEIMAVPESLTGQFLSGKREIAVPAERVPADATKVLKLIGASGNNLKDVTLTLPVGLFTCITGVSGSGKSTLINDTLFPIAQTQLNGATLAEPAPYRAVEGMEHFDKVIDIDQSPIGRTPRSNPATYTGIFTPVRELFAGVPESRARGYNPGRFSFNVKGGRCEACQGDGVIKVEMHFLPDIYVPCDQCKGKRYNRETLEIKYKGKSIHEVLDMTIEEAREFFDAVPALARKLQTLIDVGLSYIRLGQSATTLSGGEAQRVKLSRELSKRGTGQTLYILDEPTTGLHFADIQQLLAVLHQLRDQGNTIVVIEHNLDVIKTADWIVDLGPEGGGGGGQILVSGTPETVAECEQSHTARFLKPLLIKK is encoded by the coding sequence ATGGATAAAATAGAAATACGGGGTGCTCGCACCCACAACCTGAAAAATATTAATCTGATCATTCCTCGCGACAAGCTGATTGTTGTGACCGGGCTATCAGGCTCAGGCAAGTCCTCTCTGGCGTTTGATACGCTGTACGCTGAAGGCCAGCGCCGGTATGTCGAATCGTTGTCTGCCTATGCGCGTCAGTTTCTTTCTTTGATGGAAAAGCCAGACGTTGACCACATTGAGGGTCTGTCTCCGGCAATTTCCATTGAGCAGAAATCTACCTCACATAACCCGCGTTCAACCGTGGGGACAATCACTGAAATCCATGACTATCTGCGTCTGCTGTTTGCCCGCGTTGGTGAGCCACGCTGCCCGGATCATGATGTTCCCTTAGCCGCACAAACCGTCAGCCAAATGGTTGATAACGTGCTGACGCAGCCGGAAGGTAAGCGTCTGATGTTGCTGGCACCGATCGTCAAAGATCGCAAAGGTGAGCATACTAAAACGCTGGAAAATCTGGCGGCACAAGGCTATATCCGCGCTCGCATCGACGGCGAGGTGTGCGATCTTTCCGATCCTCCCAAGCTGGAGCTTCAGAAGAAACACAGCATCGAAGTGGTGGTCGATCGTTTCAAAGTACGCGATGACATGGCACAACGCTTAGCGGAATCCTTTGAAACAGCGCTAGAGCTGTCTGGCGGCAGCGCGATTGTTGCCGATATGGATGACGCTAAAGCGCCTGAGCTGTTGTTCTCTGCAAACTTTGCCTGCCCAATTTGTGGCTACAGCATGCGTGAGCTTGAACCACGTTTGTTCTCATTCAACAATCCAGCAGGGGCTTGCCCAACCTGTGATGGCTTGGGCGTACAACAATATTTCGATCCCGATCGCGTGGTGCAAAACGCCGAGCTATCACTGGCCGGCGGCGCAATTCGCGGCTGGGATCGTCGTAACTTCTACTATTTCCAAATGCTGAAATCGTTAGCAGACCATTATCATTTTGATGTGGAAGCGCCGTTCGGTAGTTTGGATGCTAAAACGCAGAAAGCCGTGCTGTATGGCTCCGGCAAAGAGTCGATTGAGTTTAAATATATCAACGACCGTGGCGACATTACGGTGCGCAACCATCCGTTCGAAGGCGTGTTGCACAATATGGAGCGCCGCTACAAAGAAACAGAATCTTCTGCGGTACGCGAAGAGCTATCGAAATTCATCAGCAACCGTTCATGCGCATCGTGCCACGGCACTCGTCTACGTGAAGAAGCACGTCATGTGTTTGTTGAGAACACCACGCTGCCTGTGATTTCAGATCTTAGCATTGGTGATGCTCTGACGTTCTTCCGCGATCTGAAACTGCAGGGCCAGCGTGCGCAGATTGCCGAAAAAATCCTGAAGGAAATCGGCGACCGACTGAAGTTCTTGGTTAACGTAGGCCTGAACTACTTGAGCTTGTCCCGTTCTGCCGAAACGCTTTCCGGCGGTGAGGCGCAGCGTATTCGCTTGGCAAGTCAGATCGGCGCAGGTCTGGTTGGGGTGATGTACGTGCTGGATGAGCCTTCAATCGGCTTACATCAGCGTGATAACGAGCGACTTCTGGAAACCTTGATCCACCTGCGCAATCTGGGTAACACCGTGATTGTGGTGGAGCACGATGAAGACGCCATTCGCGCAGCCGATTACGTGATTGATATCGGCCCAGGTGCGGGCGTGCACGGCGGCGAAGTCGTTGCTCAAGGCTCGGTGGATGAGATCATGGCGGTGCCTGAGTCCCTCACCGGCCAGTTCCTTAGCGGTAAACGTGAAATCGCGGTGCCTGCGGAACGCGTTCCTGCCGATGCCACCAAAGTACTTAAGCTGATTGGTGCCAGCGGAAATAACCTGAAGGACGTTACGCTAACGCTGCCTGTGGGGCTTTTCACCTGTATCACCGGTGTTTCTGGCTCAGGTAAATCCACGCTGATTAATGACACCCTGTTCCCGATTGCGCAAACCCAGCTAAACGGTGCAACGCTCGCGGAACCTGCGCCTTATCGCGCGGTGGAAGGAATGGAACATTTCGATAAAGTTATCGATATTGACCAAAGCCCAATCGGCCGTACGCCACGCTCAAACCCTGCAACCTATACCGGCATTTTCACACCAGTACGCGAGCTGTTTGCAGGTGTTCCTGAATCACGCGCTCGCGGCTATAACCCTGGGCGTTTTAGCTTTAACGTTAAAGGCGGACGCTGTGAAGCCTGTCAGGGCGATGGGGTTATCAAGGTTGAAATGCATTTCTTGCCGGATATCTACGTACCTTGCGATCAATGCAAAGGTAAGCGTTATAACCGTGAAACGCTGGAGATTAAATACAAAGGCAAGAGCATCCACGAAGTGCTGGATATGACGATCGAAGAGGCGCGTGAGTTCTTCGATGCAGTCCCTGCGCTGGCGCGTAAGCTGCAAACGCTGATCGATGTTGGTCTATCCTATATTCGCTTAGGTCAGTCAGCAACCACGCTATCTGGCGGCGAAGCGCAGCGCGTGAAGCTGTCTCGCGAGCTCTCCAAGCGCGGGACCGGCCAAACCCTGTATATTCTGGATGAACCAACCACCGGCCTGCATTTCGCTGATATTCAGCAACTGCTGGCGGTATTGCATCAATTGCGCGATCAGGGCAACACCATCGTGGTAATTGAGCATAACTTGGACGTGATAAAAACAGCTGACTGGATCGTCGACTTAGGACCAGAAGGCGGCGGTGGCGGTGGTCAGATTCTGGTATCAGGGACACCGGAAACGGTGGCTGAGTGTGAGCAATCACATACTGCTAGATTCTTGAAACCGTTACTTATTAAAAAATAG
- a CDS encoding MmcQ/YjbR family DNA-binding protein, translating into MNNSAFLQYCMAKPGAEQSVQNRWRANQVKVGGVMFAMVDHVEGRPAVALKMSCEQAAQLRSEHKDIVPSPNLNKAHWSTIFLDGTLNDSLLYKLVDGSYSLALNHVGEQTRQGL; encoded by the coding sequence ATGAATAATTCGGCATTTTTGCAATACTGCATGGCTAAACCGGGGGCAGAGCAAAGCGTCCAAAATCGTTGGCGAGCAAATCAGGTTAAAGTAGGCGGCGTGATGTTTGCGATGGTCGACCATGTAGAAGGTCGTCCTGCCGTAGCGCTTAAAATGAGCTGTGAGCAGGCAGCGCAACTGCGCAGCGAACATAAAGATATTGTTCCAAGTCCTAACCTGAATAAAGCGCATTGGAGTACGATTTTCCTCGACGGTACCCTCAATGATTCTTTGCTCTATAAACTGGTTGATGGCTCTTATTCTTTAGCGCTTAACCATGTCGGTGAGCAAACCCGCCAAGGGCTGTAA
- a CDS encoding secondary thiamine-phosphate synthase enzyme YjbQ has translation MWYQHTIVLHAKPRGFHLVTDEIIEKLPQLASVEVGILHLLLLHTSASLTLNENCDPTVRYDMEQHFMRTVPEDAPYEHDYEGDDDMPAHIKSSLLGASLTLPICRGKLQLGTWQGIWFGEHRVHGGTRRIVATIQGDIVHE, from the coding sequence ATGTGGTATCAGCACACTATTGTTTTGCATGCAAAGCCGCGTGGTTTCCATCTGGTCACCGATGAAATTATCGAGAAACTCCCACAGTTAGCCTCTGTCGAGGTAGGGATATTGCATCTGCTGCTGCTGCACACCTCCGCGTCGTTAACCCTCAACGAAAACTGTGATCCCACTGTCCGTTACGATATGGAGCAACACTTCATGCGAACGGTCCCCGAAGATGCTCCCTATGAGCACGACTATGAAGGCGATGATGATATGCCTGCGCATATTAAGTCTTCGCTGTTAGGGGCTTCCTTAACGTTACCGATATGTCGGGGAAAGCTACAGTTGGGAACCTGGCAGGGGATATGGTTTGGTGAACACCGCGTGCACGGCGGTACGCGCCGGATCGTCGCAACTATACAAGGGGATATTGTTCATGAATAA
- a CDS encoding DUF1097 domain-containing protein codes for MKKDTRLLLCLALSTGILSGVWAWLAEQLVLMSWIGFLGCTTYFAIPSKGLLGLCRGLAANVSGASWAAIAMALTASTGVSYAAATTGAISFMMCAQSRLRVLCFVPGSFIGACALFGSQSEWLSVVLALCLGGIFGFLMQSSGAWMANQWKINITN; via the coding sequence ATGAAAAAAGACACACGGTTACTGCTTTGTCTTGCGCTAAGCACCGGTATTTTATCCGGTGTTTGGGCATGGCTAGCCGAACAGTTGGTGCTCATGAGCTGGATTGGCTTTTTAGGCTGCACAACCTATTTTGCTATTCCCAGCAAAGGGCTGCTGGGTTTATGTCGTGGCCTAGCGGCTAATGTGAGTGGGGCAAGCTGGGCTGCCATTGCAATGGCTCTGACGGCCTCGACAGGTGTTAGTTACGCAGCAGCGACGACGGGGGCGATATCCTTCATGATGTGTGCTCAATCCCGACTGCGCGTGCTTTGCTTTGTGCCCGGCAGTTTTATCGGTGCCTGTGCGCTATTTGGCTCGCAGTCCGAGTGGTTATCGGTGGTTTTGGCGCTGTGCCTAGGAGGAATATTCGGTTTCCTGATGCAAAGCAGCGGAGCATGGATGGCAAACCAATGGAAGATAAATATAACTAATTAA